In Harpia harpyja isolate bHarHar1 chromosome Z, bHarHar1 primary haplotype, whole genome shotgun sequence, a single window of DNA contains:
- the CHST13 gene encoding carbohydrate sulfotransferase 13 isoform X1, translating to MRRSRAPRLALAACLGSVLLVVFYFQSSLNPAAEDRVMRSTWQGKAGRSPLQALYESDQFEQSSLQAVHQQRRELLSNICNRYTRKRRLLRPDDLRHLVVDDTHGLLYCYVPKVACTNWKRVMMVLTGQGKYRDPLEIPANEAHVSSNLRTLSEYSIPEINHRLRSYLKFIFVREPFERLVSAYRNKFTRSYNTAFHKRYGTKIIRRHRQEPSDKALERGDDVRFEEFVYYLLDPRTQREEPFNEHWERVHSLCHPCIVHYDVVGKYETLAEDANYILQLVGADMSVKFPSSSKTTRTTDDMTAQFFQDISPFYQRRLFNLYKMDYLLFNYSIPSYLRIR from the exons ctgcagaagacAGAGTTATGAGATCTACCTGGCAGGGGAAAGCTGGTCGCAGCCCACTCCAGGCCCTGTACGAGAGTGACCAG tttgaGCAGTCATCACTGCAGGCGGTTCACCAGCAGAGACGGGAGCTGTTGAGCAACATCTGCAACCGTTACACCCGCAAGCGGCGTCTCCTGCGTCCGGATGACTTGCGGCACTTGGTGGTGGATGACACGCATGGGCTGCTCTACTGCTACGTGCCCAAAGTGGCTTGCACTAACTGGAAACGGGTGATGATGGTCCTGACAGGGCAAGGCAAGTACCGGGACCCGCTGGAAATCCCCGCCAACGAGGCCCATGTCTCATCTAACCTGCGCACCCTCTCCGAGTACAGCATCCCCGAGATCAACCACCGCCTGCGCAGCTACCTCAAGTTCATCTTTGTGCGGGAGCCCTTTGAGCGCCTGGTCTCGGCGTACCGCAACAAGTTTACCCGCAGCTACAACACGGCCTTCCACAAGCGCTACGGCACCAAGATCATCCGGCGGCACCGGCAGGAGCCCAGCGACAAGGCCCTGGAGCGTGGGGACGACGTGCGCTTCGAGGAGTTCGTCTACTACCTGCTGGATCCACGGACGCAGCGGGAGGAGCCCTTCAACGAGCACTGGGAGCGGGTGCACTCGCTCTGCCACCCCTGCATCGTCCACTACGACGTGGTGGGCAAGTATGAGACCTTGGCCGAAGACGCCAACTACATCCTCCAGCTGGTTGGGGCCGACATGAGCGTCAAGTTCCCATCTTCATCCAAGACCACCAGGACGACAGATGACATGACGGCCCAGTTCTTCCAGGACATTAGCCCCTTCTACCAAAGGAGACTCTTTAATTTATACAAAATGGACTACTTGCTCTTCAATTACTCCATCCCCTCGTACCTCCGCATCCGATGa
- the CHST13 gene encoding carbohydrate sulfotransferase 13 isoform X2, whose translation MRSTWQGKAGRSPLQALYESDQFEQSSLQAVHQQRRELLSNICNRYTRKRRLLRPDDLRHLVVDDTHGLLYCYVPKVACTNWKRVMMVLTGQGKYRDPLEIPANEAHVSSNLRTLSEYSIPEINHRLRSYLKFIFVREPFERLVSAYRNKFTRSYNTAFHKRYGTKIIRRHRQEPSDKALERGDDVRFEEFVYYLLDPRTQREEPFNEHWERVHSLCHPCIVHYDVVGKYETLAEDANYILQLVGADMSVKFPSSSKTTRTTDDMTAQFFQDISPFYQRRLFNLYKMDYLLFNYSIPSYLRIR comes from the exons ATGAGATCTACCTGGCAGGGGAAAGCTGGTCGCAGCCCACTCCAGGCCCTGTACGAGAGTGACCAG tttgaGCAGTCATCACTGCAGGCGGTTCACCAGCAGAGACGGGAGCTGTTGAGCAACATCTGCAACCGTTACACCCGCAAGCGGCGTCTCCTGCGTCCGGATGACTTGCGGCACTTGGTGGTGGATGACACGCATGGGCTGCTCTACTGCTACGTGCCCAAAGTGGCTTGCACTAACTGGAAACGGGTGATGATGGTCCTGACAGGGCAAGGCAAGTACCGGGACCCGCTGGAAATCCCCGCCAACGAGGCCCATGTCTCATCTAACCTGCGCACCCTCTCCGAGTACAGCATCCCCGAGATCAACCACCGCCTGCGCAGCTACCTCAAGTTCATCTTTGTGCGGGAGCCCTTTGAGCGCCTGGTCTCGGCGTACCGCAACAAGTTTACCCGCAGCTACAACACGGCCTTCCACAAGCGCTACGGCACCAAGATCATCCGGCGGCACCGGCAGGAGCCCAGCGACAAGGCCCTGGAGCGTGGGGACGACGTGCGCTTCGAGGAGTTCGTCTACTACCTGCTGGATCCACGGACGCAGCGGGAGGAGCCCTTCAACGAGCACTGGGAGCGGGTGCACTCGCTCTGCCACCCCTGCATCGTCCACTACGACGTGGTGGGCAAGTATGAGACCTTGGCCGAAGACGCCAACTACATCCTCCAGCTGGTTGGGGCCGACATGAGCGTCAAGTTCCCATCTTCATCCAAGACCACCAGGACGACAGATGACATGACGGCCCAGTTCTTCCAGGACATTAGCCCCTTCTACCAAAGGAGACTCTTTAATTTATACAAAATGGACTACTTGCTCTTCAATTACTCCATCCCCTCGTACCTCCGCATCCGATGa